TGGTGTTGGTGATGGTGCCCACGATGGTCTTGTCTCCCTCACAGGTCAGGCCACGCTCACAGGGACACTTGTAGTAAATCCCATAAAGCGTCTGCAGAGGCACAGCCAATGGAGTCAAGGCTATGGAGGGATACTTGGGACATCAATTGTCCCCTGCCTGACCTAGAGAACCAGTAGGCCAGCCTGTGTTTTCGGGGAGTGCCTCTCCCACCTGCCTCCCCAGGGGTGCCGTGGGCCCTGGAGACCCCAGTTCTGACCTCTGCTCTGGCTCATTTGCTCTTACTAGATTGATCTCTCTGGGGAGCCTCTATTTACCCAGCCatgaaatggggataacaaatccccacccccacccatctCACTGGTCACTCGGGAGGGTCAAGAGAGATGATGGGATGGGAAAGTGCTTTGACACCTGTCGACCCCCCTCTCGTCTCCTCAATATTCAGTGTCCAGGCTGACCCCCCTCCCTGATCCCACTCCCAAGTGTTCAGGGCCCTCCTCCCCGTTCTCCCCAACCCATGCCAAGTCCTCAGGCACGCACCTTGACAGAGCACTCGGTGTTCTCGCTGGCCAGGGATGTGCAGCGGGCCAGGCCCAGTGCACTCGAATGTTGGCAGCAATTGCTCTTACACTGGGCACTATTCATGCAGAGCTCACCGTTCTCCTGCTAGGAGCAGCCAGTCAGCCCAGTCCCCACTCCCTCAGGTCCCTTCTCCATTCAGACCTGCACCCGCCACTCACCACCCACTACCACTAACAGTGTCTCCCCTGGTAGGGATGTGTGTGAAGGAGTCCATTCCCTGGGTCTGGTGGCCTCTGTGCCCCCCACCCACCTGAGAAGTGGGCATGCGGTGACAGAGAAGCAGCCCTGCACAGAGGGTCAGGACCCCCAGGTTCTAGTACCAGCTGTACTACCAACTCCCTGcgtgactctgggcaagtcactGCCTCCCAAGCCTCAGTGTTCCCATTGGGAATGTGCACATGAGGCTCCTAGACAAGCTCTCCAAACCTCTCTGGGTCCCACACCCCTTTAAGGAGGTGGTGAAAATTGCATCTCCCTGCAAGACTCCTTCCTCCCCCAACAGATCTGATCTATAATATCCAAGGGTCCTGGACCTCCGAGTCCAGCCATGGCCCCAAGTTAAGAGAGCTCAGAACCTTTCAACCGCATGGACGTTCTGGAAGGGCTTTCCCAGCCAAGACCCATGGTGGAGAGGTGGTGTGGGGCAGTGGTGGGGCCCCAGCTGAACCACTTTCCAGCTATGTGACCTCTCAGGCAGGTTGCTCACCCTCTCTCTGTCTGAAGACAGGGCTGACTCTGAAAACACCTCCCTCAGTGGTTATTAAGAGAACGGAATGAGTAAACATCTCTGAGGCATCTCGAACTGTGTTGGACACGCAGTAAGATGCCACTGTAAGTCAGAAGCTGGAATAACTGGCACAAAGCATTTTCTCAGGATGGAAGCCCAGGGCTCTGGATTTTTACAAAGCTCCCTCATAGgaccaggcgaggtggctcacgcctgtaatcccagcactttgggaggctgaggtgggcggatcatgaggtcaggagtttgagaccagcctgggcaatatggtgaaaccctgtttctactaaaaatacaaaaaatagctgagcgttatggcaggtgcctgtaatcccagcttctcgggaggctgaggcaggagaatcatttgaacctgggaagcggaggttgcagtgagccgagattgtgccactacactccagcctggtgacagagtaagactccgtctcaaaaaaaagaaaagaaaaaaaaaggtccctCATAGCCAGATTGAGCTGCTGCTCTGAGCATGCTCCAGTTGGAGCTGGAGAGGTGCTGATCAGCCTTTCCTGTGGCCCCTGGGAAGAGGCATAGGACAGGACATGGAAGTAAACAGAGGGATGCAAGATGccactcctcccagcccctgccagTTCAGGTGGGGACATCAGAGGTCAAGGTCCAAGCTTAGGAAGTCTTCATCTGGGGACTCAGGAGGCGCCTCCCGTGAAGACCCTCTTACCAGGTTGATAATGATCCCCCGGGGGCCAGGAGCTGCATAGGCCACAGAGAGGGCAACAAGCAGGAGGATCAGGATCTTCTCCATGGCGAGTGGGACAGCTGGTGTGGGTGCAGGAGACACAGCCAGCTGTGGTGATGGGGCTATAAAAGGGCCCTGACCTCACATGACCCACCTGCATCCCACAGGGCTGGCCGTGGGCACAGGCACAGCTGTGGCCAATCTGCTGTGGGGTGGGTCCTGATAAGGAAGCTGGGTGAGTACCTGGTGGCctttctcgtgtgtgtgtgtgtgtgtgtgtgtgtgtgtgtgtgtgtgtgtgttggtgatAATTGTGTTGCATCATGGTTAAGAGTGTGGACTGTGTACAAGTTATTAGTGAGGCAAACTTACTATCTCTTCCAACTATTCTGCCTTTCATCTTATCTGTCAATTAAGGATAATTTAAAGAGTTGTGAGGGTTGaaataatacacatttatatgcgttacatatatataaacatgattatatacaattataagaatatatttatattgtatattccCATATGCCACATAAGCAGTGGGTAAGGGTGGCTGCCCTTgtgtcttgagctcctggacagTGCCTGGACGAGTCCAAGGAAAGAGAGGCACCTATGGTGTGAGTGCCTGCTTACATTCTGTGTACTCGGGGCCTCTCTCCCTCACCATAGTCAGGCCTTGCCTTTGGCCCACCCAAGACCAGATGTCTAGCAGTGTCAGACTCCAGGGACGAGGATTCCAGCCTCCCACCCCTCAACCTTCCTTCATCTCCTCAGGGGATTCCAGGCCATGCCCAGATCCCTGGGGCTGACAGCTCTGCAACCCCCAGCAGGCCAGGGTGTATGTGCTTTCACTTTGGCACCCTCCGCCTACCCTCACACCAGGGGGCTGCCTGCAGGCCTGACTCAAGGGCCCTTAGGAGGCCCTTCTTAAATgcctctctcccctttcctttctaCCTCACTTACTATCTGCAATTCCAGCATCAGATACTCACCCCTTTAGTTAAGATTTCCACTTACGCTGCCCCCTACCCAAGGCCACGTGGGCGCATGAGCAGTCGCTAGTCCTGGCTGAGAATGAAGAGGTCTTGTCAGCCTCGGAGCAGGGGCCTCAGGAAGCTGGGAAGGGCACAGCTGCCTGAGTTTGCTCAGGCATGGGAACAGAGCAGCTTTTCCTGAAGGACTAGTCATGGCAGCCAGAGGCCTCTGCCCTTCCCCTCTCCATCCCAGGAGGTAGAAGACAGCTCCACTGAGAGGCCCAGGCCTCAAGCAcagcttttaatttaatttaatttaatttaattttttgagacagggtctcactctgtcacccaggccaaagtgcagtggtgccatcttggctcactgcagcctccacctcctgtgatCAAGCAATCCTACCCCTCAGCATCCCAGGTCtaaaactcgtgggctcaagcaatcctcccacctcagcctcctaaagtgttgggattacaggtgtgagccactgtgcccagcctcaagcaCAGCTTTGATCCAGACCAAGCTGGCTTCAAAACTCAGCATTTACTAGAGCCACATGGCCTCAGACACATTATTGAAAGTGAAGCTCCCTGAACCTCACTTTCCTTATTTACCTTAGGGGGATAATGCCTCCTACTTCCTGAGGTCATGATTAAGACAATGCACGTGGAACACCTTcggaagtgc
The sequence above is drawn from the Nomascus leucogenys isolate Asia chromosome 22a, Asia_NLE_v1, whole genome shotgun sequence genome and encodes:
- the CLPS gene encoding colipase isoform X3 — protein: MEKILILLLVALSVAYAAPGPRGIIINLTLYGIYYKCPCERGLTCEGDKTIVGTITNTNFGICHDAGRSKQ
- the CLPS gene encoding colipase isoform X1 — protein: MEKILILLLVALSVAYAAPGPRGIIINLENGELCMNSAQCKSNCCQHSSALGLARCTSLASENTECSVKTLYGIYYKCPCERGLTCEGDKTIVGTITNTNFGICHDAGRSKQ
- the CLPS gene encoding colipase isoform X2, with amino-acid sequence MILLPQPPEKLGLQENGELCMNSAQCKSNCCQHSSALGLARCTSLASENTECSVKTLYGIYYKCPCERGLTCEGDKTIVGTITNTNFGICHDAGRSKQ